A genomic segment from Asterias amurensis chromosome 6, ASM3211899v1 encodes:
- the LOC139938998 gene encoding 18S rRNA (guanine-N(7))-methyltransferase-like isoform X2: MVSSFQRIKVQLSLMAQDNFVSYRSFICKTRGESVRFQAEKTLEVGTLRREPPSLRKPALGLLLLPEWKLTNLTKTGVFSRLFSGTGRYFLHTTMASGRRPEHKAPPEMFYNEEEARKYTSNSRMIEIQMTMSERAVELLSLPEDAPSYILDVGCGSGLSGETLTEQGHYWVGLDISSHMLDIASEREVEGDVFVSDMGEGMFFRPGTFDGVISISALQWLCNADKKSHHPPKRLYKFFCTLYSALRRGSRAVFQFYPENSQQLELITSQAMKAGFTGGVVVDYPNSTRAKKMFLCLFAGMSNPQIPKGLGTEGANSRVPTEVSYTDSRQRFRQLKGKPLKKSREWIKEKKERRRRQGKGEVRPDSKYTGRKRQHKF, encoded by the exons ATCTTACAGATCATTTATTTGCAAAACTCGTGGAGAAAGTGTAAGATTCCAAGCTGAAAAGACACTTGAAGTTGGAACTTTGAGACGTGAACCGCCCTCACTGCGTAAACCTGCCTTGGGTCTGCTGTTGTTGCCAGAGTGGAAGTTGACGAATTTGACCAAAACCGGCGTTTTTAGCAGACTATTTTCAGGAACTGGGAGATATTTTCTTCACACAACAATGGCGTCAGGTAGAAGGCCTGAACACAAGGCCCCGCCTGAAATG TTCTACAATGAAGAAGAGGCAAGAAAATACACATCAAA CTCCAGAATGATTGAGATTCAGATGACGATGTCTGAGAGAGCAGTTGAACTCTTGAGTCTTCCTGAAGATGCGCCATCCTATATACTGGATGTAGG ATGTGGATCGGGTCTGAGCGGAGAAACTCTGACAGAGCAAGGCCACTATTGGGTTGGACTTGACATCAGTAGCCACATGTTAG ATATAGCAAGCGAGAGGGAGGTTGAAGGCGATGTGTTCGTGAGTGACATGGGAGAAGGAATGTTCTTCAGACCAGGGACATTCGATGGAGTCATCAG CATTTCAGCCTTGCAGTGGTTGTGTAACGCAGACAAGAAATCACATCACCCACCCAAGAGGTTATACAAGTTCTTCTGTACGCTGTACAGTGCGTTG agGCGAGGCAGTCGAGCAGTGTTTCAATTCTACCCGGAGAACTCCCAGCAGTTGGAACTGATTACGTCACAGGCCATGAAGGCTGGATTCACAGGGGGAGTGGTGGTTGACTACCCTAACAGCACAAGAGCCAAGAA GATGTTCCTCTGCCTTTTTGCCGGGATGTCCAATCCACAGATTCCCAAG GGTCTTGGTACAGAAGGAGCCAATAGCCGGGTCCCCACTGAAGTGAGCTACACCGACAGCAGACAAAGATTCAGACaactgaaaggaaaaccactcaagAAGAGCAGGGAATggataaaagaaaagaaagagagGCGGAGACGACAAGGAAAAGG GGAAGTGAGACCAGACTCCAAATATACGGGTAGAAAAAGACAACACAAATTCTGA
- the LOC139938998 gene encoding 18S rRNA (guanine-N(7))-methyltransferase-like isoform X1, which translates to MVSSFQRIKVQLSLMAQDNFVLSYRSFICKTRGESVRFQAEKTLEVGTLRREPPSLRKPALGLLLLPEWKLTNLTKTGVFSRLFSGTGRYFLHTTMASGRRPEHKAPPEMFYNEEEARKYTSNSRMIEIQMTMSERAVELLSLPEDAPSYILDVGCGSGLSGETLTEQGHYWVGLDISSHMLDIASEREVEGDVFVSDMGEGMFFRPGTFDGVISISALQWLCNADKKSHHPPKRLYKFFCTLYSALRRGSRAVFQFYPENSQQLELITSQAMKAGFTGGVVVDYPNSTRAKKMFLCLFAGMSNPQIPKGLGTEGANSRVPTEVSYTDSRQRFRQLKGKPLKKSREWIKEKKERRRRQGKGEVRPDSKYTGRKRQHKF; encoded by the exons ATCTTACAGATCATTTATTTGCAAAACTCGTGGAGAAAGTGTAAGATTCCAAGCTGAAAAGACACTTGAAGTTGGAACTTTGAGACGTGAACCGCCCTCACTGCGTAAACCTGCCTTGGGTCTGCTGTTGTTGCCAGAGTGGAAGTTGACGAATTTGACCAAAACCGGCGTTTTTAGCAGACTATTTTCAGGAACTGGGAGATATTTTCTTCACACAACAATGGCGTCAGGTAGAAGGCCTGAACACAAGGCCCCGCCTGAAATG TTCTACAATGAAGAAGAGGCAAGAAAATACACATCAAA CTCCAGAATGATTGAGATTCAGATGACGATGTCTGAGAGAGCAGTTGAACTCTTGAGTCTTCCTGAAGATGCGCCATCCTATATACTGGATGTAGG ATGTGGATCGGGTCTGAGCGGAGAAACTCTGACAGAGCAAGGCCACTATTGGGTTGGACTTGACATCAGTAGCCACATGTTAG ATATAGCAAGCGAGAGGGAGGTTGAAGGCGATGTGTTCGTGAGTGACATGGGAGAAGGAATGTTCTTCAGACCAGGGACATTCGATGGAGTCATCAG CATTTCAGCCTTGCAGTGGTTGTGTAACGCAGACAAGAAATCACATCACCCACCCAAGAGGTTATACAAGTTCTTCTGTACGCTGTACAGTGCGTTG agGCGAGGCAGTCGAGCAGTGTTTCAATTCTACCCGGAGAACTCCCAGCAGTTGGAACTGATTACGTCACAGGCCATGAAGGCTGGATTCACAGGGGGAGTGGTGGTTGACTACCCTAACAGCACAAGAGCCAAGAA GATGTTCCTCTGCCTTTTTGCCGGGATGTCCAATCCACAGATTCCCAAG GGTCTTGGTACAGAAGGAGCCAATAGCCGGGTCCCCACTGAAGTGAGCTACACCGACAGCAGACAAAGATTCAGACaactgaaaggaaaaccactcaagAAGAGCAGGGAATggataaaagaaaagaaagagagGCGGAGACGACAAGGAAAAGG GGAAGTGAGACCAGACTCCAAATATACGGGTAGAAAAAGACAACACAAATTCTGA
- the LOC139938642 gene encoding GTP-binding nuclear protein Ran-like, which translates to MASLGMGGQEMPDPSKPTAKFKLVLVGDGGTGKTTFVKRHLSGEFEKKYIATLGVEVHPIKFNTNRGVIQFNVWDTAGQEKFGGLRDGYYIQGQCAIIMFDVTSRVTYKNVPNWYRDLTRVCENVPIVLCGNKVDIKDRKVKAKTITFHRKKNLQYYDISAKSNYNFEKPFLWLARKLLGDPNLCFTEMPALQPPEVHIDQSTMQQYDKDLQEAQSTALPDDDEDL; encoded by the exons ATGGCGTCATTAGGTATGGGAGGTCAAGAAATGCCCGATCCATCCAAACCAACAGCAAAGTTCAAG CTTGTCTTGGTCGGAGATGGAGGTACGGGGAAAACAACATTTGTAAAGCGTCATTTATCGGGAGAGTTTGAGAAGAAATATATTG CTACCCTCGGAGTAGAAGTTCATCCCATTAAGTTCAACACAAATCGTGGGGTTATCCAATTCAATGTCTGGGACACAGCTGGGCAGGAGAAGTTTGGCGGGCTACGTGATGGTTACTACATCCAAG GTCAATGCGCAATCATCATGTTCGACGTCACGTCCAGAGTCACATACAAGAATGTGCCCAACTGGTATCGGGATCTCACAAGGGTATGCGAGAACGTCCCCATCGTCTTGTGCGGGAACAAGGTGGACATCAAGGACAGAAAGGTGAAAGCCAAGACCATCACCTTCCACCGGAAAAAGAACCTCCAG TATTACGACATCAGCGCCAAGAGTAACTACAACTTTGAGAAGCCGTTCCTTTGGCTGGCCAGGAAGCTGCTCGGAGATCCCAACCTCTGCTTCACAGAGATGCCTGCTCTCCAGCCTCCAGAGGTCCATATAGACCAAAGTACCATGCAGCAATACGACAAAGATCTTCAG GAAGCACAAAGCACAGCTCTGCCAGATGATGATGAAGATTTGTAA